A stretch of the Porifericola rhodea genome encodes the following:
- the hemL gene encoding glutamate-1-semialdehyde 2,1-aminomutase, protein MHTVDKSRSLFTKAQDYIPGGVNSPVRAFKAVGGEPLFIKSAKGAYVYDADDNQYIELINSWGPMILGHSHEVIEKAVLEAIPRSLSFGAPTAKEVEIAELIVDMVPSIEKVRMVNSGTEATMSAVRLARGYTGKDKLIKFSGCYHGHGDSFLIAAGSGAMTMGVPNSPGVTEGTAKDTLLAKFNDLESVKQLVETNRGHVAAIILEPVAGNMGCILPKEEFLQGLRQLCDEEGIVLIFDEVMTGFRLAKGGAQEVYGVTPDMTTLGKIIGGGMPVGAYGGKKEIMDFVAPTGPVYQAGTLSGNPVAMAAGLAMLSHLNSHPEVYEVLERITSKIVEGYRDNLNRLGLNYTLTHIGSMYCLFFTEQEVYDFDTASTSDTERFGKYFRSMLNQGIYLAPSQYEALFVSHAITDELADKIIAANYNALKEIH, encoded by the coding sequence ATGCATACCGTTGACAAGAGTCGTTCATTATTTACTAAAGCGCAAGACTATATTCCCGGAGGGGTAAACTCTCCGGTAAGAGCCTTTAAGGCAGTAGGAGGGGAGCCTCTTTTTATCAAGTCTGCCAAAGGTGCTTATGTATATGATGCTGACGATAATCAATACATAGAATTGATTAACTCATGGGGACCTATGATACTGGGACATAGCCATGAGGTGATAGAAAAGGCTGTATTGGAAGCCATTCCACGCTCATTATCATTCGGAGCACCGACCGCTAAGGAAGTAGAAATAGCAGAGCTTATTGTAGATATGGTACCTTCTATAGAAAAGGTACGTATGGTAAACTCAGGTACCGAAGCTACTATGTCAGCAGTACGTCTGGCCAGAGGATATACCGGAAAAGACAAGCTTATTAAATTTTCAGGATGTTATCATGGTCATGGAGATTCTTTCCTGATCGCTGCTGGTAGCGGTGCAATGACCATGGGTGTTCCCAATAGCCCTGGCGTAACTGAAGGTACAGCCAAAGATACGCTGCTTGCCAAATTCAATGATCTGGAATCAGTAAAACAACTGGTAGAGACGAATAGAGGCCATGTGGCCGCTATCATTCTGGAGCCTGTCGCCGGAAATATGGGCTGTATTCTTCCAAAAGAAGAGTTCTTACAGGGGCTACGACAGCTCTGTGATGAAGAAGGTATAGTGCTCATATTTGATGAAGTTATGACCGGTTTCAGACTGGCTAAAGGTGGAGCGCAAGAGGTGTACGGAGTTACGCCTGATATGACAACTTTAGGTAAAATTATCGGAGGAGGAATGCCGGTTGGTGCTTATGGTGGTAAAAAAGAGATTATGGATTTTGTGGCACCTACAGGACCGGTCTATCAGGCTGGTACACTCTCTGGTAATCCGGTAGCTATGGCTGCTGGTCTTGCCATGCTAAGCCACTTAAACTCTCACCCTGAGGTTTATGAAGTCCTGGAAAGAATTACCAGCAAAATAGTGGAAGGCTACCGTGACAATCTTAATAGGTTAGGACTCAACTACACGCTTACCCATATAGGTTCTATGTATTGCCTCTTCTTTACAGAGCAGGAGGTATATGATTTTGATACTGCAAGTACATCAGATACGGAGCGCTTTGGCAAGTACTTCCGTAGTATGTTGAACCAGGGAATCTATCTGGCTCCCTCTCAATACGAAGCCTTATTTGTATCCCATGCGATTACCGATGAATTAGCAGATAAAATTATTGCGGCTAACTATAATGCACTGAAGGAAATACACTGA